ttattaaaaataattatcaaaaagttttgaaatttaatttttttgaaaaaatttttagagaagaaagttcatgttaaatttcgtttttctatacaaaaattcttaaaaattaaaaaaaaattttgaaaatttcttgaaaaaaatgtaaaaaaaagcaaaaaactgtcaattttggtaaaacccttttttttattttgacaaaaacatagaaaaacatttggagcggccttgtaataatttattcaaattcgaAAGCTCGAGCTTTCAGATTTCTTAACCTTAATCGTTTGTTAGTTTACTTTTCATAATTCTGTCTTCTTATCATTTCTATAAAATCaagcgagaatttttttttgcatttttaaattgtgtattttttaagtactttTAAAGATAACCAAACCGATCGATATCTAAAACAATATCTTTGAGACGAGGAGCTACTTTCGGGTTGTTGGTTTTGATAGCTTTAATCATTGAAATATCACTATCACATCTTTTATCTggattcatcaatttttcaatcgaTTCATCTACATTTGGACTTTCTTCTTCGGGAATCGTGACAACGTTCAAGTTAAAAAGAGCAATAATCAATCCAAATTTcccgaattttttcaattcttcatGAAAAACGGcgattggaaaaatattttcaacagattcaccaaatttttgcattaatgaGCTCATGGATCCATGATAAAGTTTCAATAAATCGTCATAATACGCGTCTCGTGCCTCCTTATCAGTTgcagtaaacaaaaaatacacaagGTCAATTATGGGCGACCCATATTTAGACAGTTGCCAATCAAGTAACATAACTTCCTGAGCAGTGCCAGTTGGTCCATATTTGTACATGAAATTGTTATTCCAACAGTCGCCGTGACCGATAACGGTATATTTGCCGGAATTTTCggtatttgataatttttcgcattcagcgtaaaaattttcgtgcaagttttgaactttttccgcAATTTTTGGATGTTCTTGTTGAAGGGAGGTGATGGCTAACGGGAAAACTGTGTTCCAAATCTCCATCGTTGCTGGTTTCATGAGTATTTTGAACATTAAGtcgtcatattttttaaaatttttaaacatttccgGCTTTTTACGTTCAAAAACGAATGATAAGGCATGTAACTTGGCCAATTTTTGTACCACCAACCGAATTGATTGAATATCGAGTAACTCGTACTTGCTTGCCATCATAAATCCGCTGTCTCGAATATCGT
The sequence above is drawn from the Culicoides brevitarsis isolate CSIRO-B50_1 chromosome 1, AGI_CSIRO_Cbre_v1, whole genome shotgun sequence genome and encodes:
- the LOC134828071 gene encoding uncharacterized protein LOC134828071, whose translation is MENENKLTWNNLPEIVKRALTAVAAEQNFITYKVDITSGTNANDGFLSEIVRATIVGSKSSEESIEIQEEILHEFSVLCKMQVTSQARRDFSNSSEVFKREISLYNDYLRELVKLQQEFGISEEEGFFNFPKCYYAEYDDATDDGILVMNDIRDSGFMMASKYELLDIQSIRLVVQKLAKLHALSFVFERKKPEMFKNFKKYDDLMFKILMKPATMEIWNTVFPLAITSLQQEHPKIAEKVQNLHENFYAECEKLSNTENSGKYTVIGHGDCWNNNFMYKYGPTGTAQEVMLLDWQLSKYGSPIIDLVYFLFTATDKEARDAYYDDLLKLYHGSMSSLMQKFGESVENIFPIAVFHEELKKFGKFGLIIALFNLNVVTIPEEESPNVDESIEKLMNPDKRCDSDISMIKAIKTNNPKVAPRLKDIVLDIDRFGYL